The Acipenser ruthenus chromosome 15, fAciRut3.2 maternal haplotype, whole genome shotgun sequence genomic sequence agtTTTCAAATGCAAAACCAATAGAACAgcatgagagagagaggcaggaaGCCCAGGGGTTGTGTTTGTGAGGGGGGGTTGTGTTTGTGAGGGAGGGGGTTGTGTTTGTGAGGGGGGTGGGGTTGTGTTTGGGGTCCGTACCCGGGGGTCGTTGATCCCGGTGATGCGCTCCTCTGGTCTGTCCAGCACCAGGAAGGCAGCCAGGTTGGCAGTGTAGGAGGCGACGATGATCATAGCGAAGCCGGCCCACACCATCCCCAGTATCCGCGCCGAAAAACTCCGGGGAGCCCCTGCAGAACACAGCAGCACGAGCGCTCAGGAAACCCTCTCAGTAACCCCCATTTATTAACCCCCCCTTTCACTAAACCCTCTCcctaaacccatttattaccccCCACCCCCTACTAAACCCTCTCTCTCAGGGTTCCTTACCTTCTCCTATCCCAGAGTTCAGCAGCACCCCCCAGGAGAACCACATAGCTGAGGACAGGGTCAGggcatcctcctcctcttcctcactgTTCACTTTGAACCGTCCAAACGGGCTGGAAAACAGTGAGGcgtgagagatagagagagagagagagagagggagggagagagattcACTTCCTAACACACTGTGAGAAATATAAAATCATAAGGGActttttcttccccaaattcagTGATTTATTCCCAGAATTCCCCAAAATGCACGATAGCCAGAAGCTGTCAGTCCTGCTGgaggaagacaaacacacagacagactggctggtcaatacgtgatGAGCTGTCATAAACTGAGTGACAAACAGCAAGCAAGGTCTGGATACAAAAATGTCACCTGACACCAGTAGAGAGAAAGACTGGCAGTGAAAAAATGGAGACAAAAAGAGGAAAGAGAGGAAAGAAGAGCTGATGAGCCGCAGGGTCCTCCTCGGGCTGGACGCTCACCTGAACCGGTCCAGCAGATACAGCATCACGGCCACCACGTGCACCGACAGCCCCACCAGCAGCCACAGCGTGCTCTGGAACGGCTGCATGAATGAGTCCAGGGTGCTGCGCGGGATTTCCTGGGGAGGGGAAACGAAGCGACATCAAACCGAAGTACGTTAAACCACAGGAGGCAGCATTCACCTGGGAAATCAAGAATGAGACTCCTGAGACCTGGCTGCTTATTACTGGTGCCAATGCCCGGAGCCGAGCGGCTGCAGCGCTCCCCACTGCTATTACCTGGAAACCAGCATGAAGAAGCCTGACGCTACCTTTTTAACCAGGATGGTGAGGCCCTGGTACTTGAAGGGCTTGGAGAACTCTATGTACTGGGCGCGCTCGTTGTTGATGGTCAGAGGAGCCACGATCATGTCTCCCTGACCGCTGAGGAGCTCTCCCATCATCCCGTTCCACTCCTTCTTGTTGCTGTTGTTCACCTGCAAGGCAGTGTGAGCCGTCACTCTTGAGAGAAGGGGTTTAAAAGCACCCTGAGCTACAATTAGAGGCTTGTCTGTACTGTCTGGGAGCAACGTCTTCATTATATATCACACAGCGTTCAAAGAGACAGGTACGAACTGCAGAGACTAGTAATCTGAGAATGAGATCACACAGCCCTGCAACAGACAGGTACGAACTGCAGAGACTAGCAATCTGAGAATGAGATCACACAGCCCTGCAACAGACAGGTACGAACTGCAGAGACTAGCAATCTGAGAATGAGATCACACAGCCCTGCAACAGACAGGTACGAACTGCAGAGACTAGCAATCTGAGAATGAGATCACACAGCCCTGCAACAGACAGGTACAAACTGCAGAGACTAGCAATCTGAGAATGAGATCACACAGCCCTGCAACAGACAGGTACGAACTGCAGAGACTAGCAATCTGAGAATGAGATCACACAGCCCTGCAACAGACAGGTACGAACTGCAGAGACTAGCACAAGCCCATTGAATCTGAGACGCTGCCACACTCACTCGTTCCTGCGTTCCAAACTTCCCATCAGCTACCAGATGCACCTCGTATGTGAAGTTCATCGTCTTGGCCAGCTTGATAAGCAGGTCGATGCAGAAACCGTAACAACACTGCGGGACAATGGGGCGTCCTGTAATTAAAACAGCAGAGACACTGCTTAATATAGACCTGGGGCTTTTCACTgaacaatgatatatatatatatatatatatatatatatatatatatacactgtgcgtgtatatatatatatatatacactgtggatatcacagacacacacacacacacacagactcacgcacatatatatacacatatatatgtcTGAGTGAAGAGACCCTTCCCCGAGGTCTGATGAAGAGAAGTAAGGCACAGTGATTTCGTAAACGTCCCTGTTTTGTTACCTGGGATGGTCTCATTGGGGCCCGTGCAGATCACCTTTTTAATCAAGTCTCCATTTACTGTGAACTCCTCTGGGCAGGTCCCATCCAGGAGGGTCGGCTTCACATAGACAAAGGGCTCCTGGTGTATCGTGACTATCTGTGAAGTGCAAACAACACGCCATTAATAACACAGGCAATGCACTGCGGTCCATAACCGAGCCACAGCACAGCGCCCTCTAGAGGGGAGCGAGGCAGGACTGAAGCACGCTCCATTAGTTCATACCCAAGCCACAGCACAGCACCCTCTAGAGGGGAGCGAGGCAGGACTGAGGCACGCTCCATTAGTTCATACCCGAGCCACAGCACAGCGCCCTCTAGAGGGGAGCGAGGCAGGACTGGAGCACACTCCATTAGTTCATACCCGAGCCACAGCACAGCGCCCTCTAGAGGGGAGCGAGGCAggactttattatttgtttatttagcagatgcctttatccaaggcgacttacagagactagggtgtgtgaactatgcatcagctgcagagtcacttacaactacgtctcacccgaaagacggagcacaaggaggtgaagtgtcttgctcagggtcacacaatgagtcagtggctgaggtgggatttgaaccgggaacctcctggttacaagcccttttctttaaccactgaaccacacagcctccaggaCTGCCGCACGCTCCATTAGTTCATACCCAGGTCAGTGTTTCAGCCAGCAGAAGGAACGCCCTGATGTCCAGAGCATTGGTTGTAAACAGTTCAAGCTGCATTGCTGGAGTTTAGCACTCCCCTGCACACAAAGGCAGGGCTGGCTTCTCATGGGGTCGCAACACTAATACCTGCTCACCTTTAATCTCGTCGACATCTGAAATCCACGCGGCTTTTCAGTTTCCCCGCCCGGCCAGATGATCTTCCTGTCATTTAATAAAACCTGACAAGAGAAGAGGGAGCACATCTCCATTCATTTAACAAGCACAGCGTTAGGGTGTGGAGCAATGCTACTAATAACAATGCTAATACTAATAACAATGCTAATGCTACTAATAACAATGctaatactactaataacaatgctaatactactaataacaatgctaatactgctaataacaatgctaatactactactactactaataataacaatgatgtcTCTGTTGTGATTTCCACTGAGCCTGTTCAATGATTGAAAAGCATGCCAGATACAAGCAGGATAAAGACTCCAGGAGAATGAAGCGAGCGCTCCCTACGTTGCTGCCGTTGTACACGCCCACTTGCACCAGCTTGCGGTTCTGCAAGTTCATTATGCTGTAGTTGGCGTATTTCCTGTCGCCGTCGTCATTAAACTCCACGCGTCCCGTCACCCCTTCGGGGTACTTGGAGGACATCAGGACTCTGTGATTAAACAGAGAAAGGAAACAGCATCGAGCCCCAGTGAAGACACAATGAAGAGCCTCAATGCAACGCATTACTGGCCGCTAACAGCAGGGGGCCTCGGAGCTCATTGACTGTCCTGAGTTCACACGGGGGTCCTGCGGGGATCCCAGGACCGCCTTGGCAGCGCTTACCTCTTGAACAGAGGGCCTGTCTTCCAGATGTTGGTGTTCCCCACGCAGCCCCGCGGGGGGTCTGTGATGTTCTCTTTCTCAAAGAGCTCGTGCACGGACTGTGCCACCACGGCCACGGCATCGCTGATGTGCGCCGACTCGTTCTTCCCGTTAATGAGCTGGAGTCCGATCACGCCTGCAGATACAGGACACAGGAACACGGCTGTGATTCGGGAGACTCAGGCACGAGGTGCCTCTCTGCCTCCTGTAATTACCGCTGAGACATCAATGCAACTCTTTCAGCGGTTTACTCCTCCACCCTAGACTGGAGTGATGACAGTGACAATCTGCTCCATTTAAACTCCCGGTAACAGAGGAGTCTTACCGTCAGGCGCGTATCGCAGGGCGTTCCCTGACAGCTCTCTCTCGCCCACCAGCCACACGTACCCGGAGCCGCTCATGTTCAGGACGGCGGCTGCTTTGTACACTGTGGCAGCATCGTCCTCACTGTGAGAGCAGGAGAAGCAGTGTGAGTACAGCCTTCCCACCGTACCAGCTCAAAGAGGCAGTGCTGCACCAACTCTACCAGGCCTGAAGTAACAAACAGGACCACACTTACTAAGCTCCTCGCACCACTTTAACATTCTTAAACCTTGGACTTGcttttttaaacattcttttaCAGAAGTGGAGTAAATAATCATGTGGAGCGTGTTCAGGAGAGACAGTCCCTGATGATCTTACTCCCCCAgggccaatgcaatgctccctgtggaTCACCAGCCAAGATTAGCAACTCGGCACAGCCAGGACTCCAACTTGCAGGCCTCTGACTGCATGACTCGCCCACAACTGCCAGGTGAGCCACTAGCGGATTGACAAATCTATAGTTATATAGGTTATATCTATAACTGCAAGAGTTTGACAGCAATATCCAggacacaaaacaaaaacgctATATTTCCCCCATCATGCGTGGACGTCTAGGTGTTAAATAGTGGCTGTTGTTTTCACATGAGGGGTGTAACTCTAAAGAGACAGAGGAAGAGCAGAATACAGGCCTGACCTCGCTGACAGGATCAGCACTCTGGCCTCCAGTTCTTTCGCCTCCAGCAGCAGTGACGTTACGTTTTTGGATCCGGGTTCAAACTGTAGAACTTTCTCAGCCTGCGATTGGTGTGAGCAAGAGAATGAGTCAAGTAGTCTACTTACCCCACAGAGCCACGCTGTCTTTTTCAAGTGAAGAAAAAGATCTTCCAGAGAATGTGTTTagttaaaaaagaatgtaatctAGGAGAAGAGGTTCTGCATTGTGCATGCAAACTGAATGAAGGGCATCAAGACTCCAAAGAAGGGCGTGCATGTTAGAGAGGAGGGCTAGCGAAATGCAAACTGATCCGGAAACTGAAAAcatgtgggggggggaggggggggcgcaCTTTATcccaaaaaaatgaagaaaaaaaagtgaaagtcaAAAAGTATCTTGGAAGTGTCTGTCCCACACTACCAgagtttgaaaaatatatacttgcAAACTCGTCAATTTATTACATGCATTccttacacaaaaaataaataaatatatatctctCTCAGGTTGGGTTTTATATAGAGATACAAattatttaaacataaaaaaaacattcttgattaaaataattgaacaaaaataaaaatcgtCTCAACATAAAAAAAGGCGTGCTAGCAGATCAGAACCAGGTCTGGCCCGCCTGGTGACGGTGTTGGACTGGTTTCTAACGGCTATGTTCAGAATAAGACTGGTGGGTGGCGTGCATTTCCCATGCATATATACCTTGGGTCCTCGCTTGTTGTCATAGGACAGTTGGTCGAGGTTTTCATAGTTCCTCTTTTTATTCTGATGAATAATGTGCACAGAGAAAATGTGTAGACACAAGAATATTATAAACAGTTGAAAATGGTGCGCAGTAAAGCAATCCAACATCTCTCTCCTTTCCTGCTTAAAACAGGGAGCCTCTAACACTGGGGCTTGCAAAACCCTCGCACGAGGAGGGCAACACCAAGGATTCACCTTACTGTGAGCGTGGCTTCAAACAGCAGGGTTAGTATTGACAAAGGAATTCTATTTCACTGACCAAGCAAAGCACTTTCACAGAGGATTATTTTGCTGTTTTGCTGGCATTTGGGCTTTTTCTTAAAGAAATGTCCCAACAATGTTGTTCTATATATCCCAAGTGGCCAGTGGCAAAGCGCTCTTCTTGAGTAGATGTGCTGTAAGGCACCTATTCCCTTGTGGGGATCACAGAATGTGTTGCATTGTACACTGTACTACAACTGAGTACAATACTGGTAGCGAGGCTCAAAATAAAAGCAGCCACAGCTCTTCAAATGTGCAAAATGTTTCTATTCTGCAGGAAAATGTTATGTAATATTGATCCACAGCAGTGGTTGATATTCAGCAACAGCAGATATTTCCAGCTGACTGCTTCCATAGTGAACAGCAATGTCATTCTAATTCCAGCTCGGATCAGCCAGGAGATTCATAGGGAAACAGTCCTGGAGAGATTCAGCTTTGAAAGCTCCTGCAGAATCACAGCTCCACTTCATCAATAGTGTGGGAATAATGCCTGTGTGTGTTGAGGGGATCTGCAGCACATCTACACTCTGAAGTGCACAGCTATGTTAGAACAAACGATCCAGAGCACTTGTGCATGAATCTCTGCTCCTGCAATCCTCACTATAGAAATGCAGTCTTGAGCCCCGGCACCAGCAGATCACAGCGGCATTGAGCTCCTGCTGCAACAAGGCCACTACTTCAAAAATAAAGTTCCAAAGCGTAGGTTTGTGAAAAACAGTTACATAGAAGGTGGTTGATAAGCAATCCCACCCCTTGCTTTAAAAGCATCAAAACACATTCTGATTACATGAGCCCCAATCTGCTTTCCCTTTCAATCAGCAGCTGCTAAAGCTGGAACTTCACATGTAGCTGTGCTGAATCCCAAACCCTCACTGTGAATCTGGGACTGTCCTTGCTGGGCTGGGTCAGGCACAATCCCAAACCCTCACTGTGAATCTGGGACTGTCCTTGCTGGGCTTGGTCAGGCACAATCCCAAACCCTCACTGTGAATCTGGGATTGTCCTTGCTGGGCTGGGTCAGGCTGAATGCACTTTCTAAAGAAGGAGCTgtgattttacatttaaaacaggtCTTCAAGAAATGGCTCAGTTGTTATTTTCCTAACAGACTTCACAGCTTTCTttttaaaggttttgtttttcgatgatttcttttttgttgatATTTTAGTTAGCATATTCAGGTGATCGCATATCATTTCAGAGGCAAATGTATCAGAGGCCATAACAAcagttaacaaataaataaaccaataggATATCGAGGGTTAAATGGCCTGCAGATGTTTTCATTGgtggttttggtttattttgcagAGCCCCAGGTTATGTCCATGTTTTTTGCTCCTGCTGTTGACTCACATGTAGGAGATTTTGACTATGGCAAAAGCATGTGAGATGAAGGAGTACACAGTTCTGTCAGATAACCACTTAGGATGTTGTTGATGC encodes the following:
- the LOC131697492 gene encoding glutamate receptor ionotropic, NMDA 1 isoform X9, which encodes MRLFLLAVFFSCSFARGGCDPKIVNIGAVLSTKKHEQMFREAVNLANKRHGSWKIQLNATSVTHKPNAIQMALSVCEDLISSQVYAILVSHPPAPNDHLTPTPVSYTAGFYRIPVVGLTTRMSIYSDKSIHLSFLRTVPPYSHQAHVWFDMMRVFRWNHIILIVSDDHEGRAAQKRLETLLEEKESKNKKRNYENLDQLSYDNKRGPKAEKVLQFEPGSKNVTSLLLEAKELEARVLILSASEDDAATVYKAAAVLNMSGSGYVWLVGERELSGNALRYAPDGVIGLQLINGKNESAHISDAVAVVAQSVHELFEKENITDPPRGCVGNTNIWKTGPLFKRVLMSSKYPEGVTGRVEFNDDGDRKYANYSIMNLQNRKLVQVGVYNGSNVLLNDRKIIWPGGETEKPRGFQMSTRLKIVTIHQEPFVYVKPTLLDGTCPEEFTVNGDLIKKVICTGPNETIPGRPIVPQCCYGFCIDLLIKLAKTMNFTYEVHLVADGKFGTQERVNNSNKKEWNGMMGELLSGQGDMIVAPLTINNERAQYIEFSKPFKYQGLTILVKKEIPRSTLDSFMQPFQSTLWLLVGLSVHVVAVMLYLLDRFSPFGRFKVNSEEEEEDALTLSSAMWFSWGVLLNSGIGEGAPRSFSARILGMVWAGFAMIIVASYTANLAAFLVLDRPEERITGINDPRLRNPSDKFIYATVKQSSVDIYFRRQVELSTMYRHMEKHNYESAAEAIQAVRDNLLHAFIWDSAVLEFEASQKCDLVTTGELFFRSGFGIGMRKDSPWKQNVSLAILSSHENGFMEDLDKTWVRYQECDSRSNAPATLTFENMAGVFMLVAGGIVAGIFLIFIEIAYKRHKDARRKQMQLAFAAVNVWRKNLQDRKSGSAEPDPDPKTKATFRSISTTLASSFKRRRSSKDTQYHPTDITGQLNLSDPSVSTVV
- the LOC131697492 gene encoding glutamate receptor ionotropic, NMDA 1 isoform X6; the encoded protein is MRLFLLAVFFSCSFARGGCDPKIVNIGAVLSTKKHEQMFREAVNLANKRHGSWKIQLNATSVTHKPNAIQMALSVCEDLISSQVYAILVSHPPAPNDHLTPTPVSYTAGFYRIPVVGLTTRMSIYSDKSIHLSFLRTVPPYSHQAHVWFDMMRVFRWNHIILIVSDDHEGRAAQKRLETLLEEKESKNKKRNYENLDQLSYDNKRGPKAEKVLQFEPGSKNVTSLLLEAKELEARVLILSASEDDAATVYKAAAVLNMSGSGYVWLVGERELSGNALRYAPDGVIGLQLINGKNESAHISDAVAVVAQSVHELFEKENITDPPRGCVGNTNIWKTGPLFKRVLMSSKYPEGVTGRVEFNDDGDRKYANYSIMNLQNRKLVQVGVYNGSNVLLNDRKIIWPGGETEKPRGFQMSTRLKIVTIHQEPFVYVKPTLLDGTCPEEFTVNGDLIKKVICTGPNETIPGRPIVPQCCYGFCIDLLIKLAKTMNFTYEVHLVADGKFGTQERVNNSNKKEWNGMMGELLSGQGDMIVAPLTINNERAQYIEFSKPFKYQGLTILVKKEIPRSTLDSFMQPFQSTLWLLVGLSVHVVAVMLYLLDRFSPFGRFKVNSEEEEEDALTLSSAMWFSWGVLLNSGIGEGAPRSFSARILGMVWAGFAMIIVASYTANLAAFLVLDRPEERITGINDPRLRNPSDKFIYATVKQSSVDIYFRRQVELSTMYRHMEKHNYESAAEAIQAVRDNLLHAFIWDSAVLEFEASQKCDLVTTGELFFRSGFGIGMRKDSPWKQNVSLAILSSHENGFMEDLDKTWVRYQECDSRSNAPATLTFENMAGVFMLVAGGIVAGIFLIFIEIAYKRHKDARRKQMQLAFAAVNVWRKNLQDNKEAPGREVLGRAGTPRLTSIFLETQDDRKSGSAEPDPDPKTKATFRSISTTLASSFKRRRSSKDTQYHPTDITGQLNLSDPSVSTVV
- the LOC131697492 gene encoding glutamate receptor ionotropic, NMDA 1 isoform X11; the protein is MRLFLLAVFFSCSFARGGCDPKIVNIGAVLSTKKHEQMFREAVNLANKRHGSWKIQLNATSVTHKPNAIQMALSVCEDLISSQVYAILVSHPPAPNDHLTPTPVSYTAGFYRIPVVGLTTRMSIYSDKSIHLSFLRTVPPYSHQAHVWFDMMRVFRWNHIILIVSDDHEGRAAQKRLETLLEEKESKAEKVLQFEPGSKNVTSLLLEAKELEARVLILSASEDDAATVYKAAAVLNMSGSGYVWLVGERELSGNALRYAPDGVIGLQLINGKNESAHISDAVAVVAQSVHELFEKENITDPPRGCVGNTNIWKTGPLFKRVLMSSKYPEGVTGRVEFNDDGDRKYANYSIMNLQNRKLVQVGVYNGSNVLLNDRKIIWPGGETEKPRGFQMSTRLKIVTIHQEPFVYVKPTLLDGTCPEEFTVNGDLIKKVICTGPNETIPGRPIVPQCCYGFCIDLLIKLAKTMNFTYEVHLVADGKFGTQERVNNSNKKEWNGMMGELLSGQGDMIVAPLTINNERAQYIEFSKPFKYQGLTILVKKEIPRSTLDSFMQPFQSTLWLLVGLSVHVVAVMLYLLDRFSPFGRFKVNSEEEEEDALTLSSAMWFSWGVLLNSGIGEGAPRSFSARILGMVWAGFAMIIVASYTANLAAFLVLDRPEERITGINDPRLRNPSDKFIYATVKQSSVDIYFRRQVELSTMYRHMEKHNYESAAEAIQAVRDNLLHAFIWDSAVLEFEASQKCDLVTTGELFFRSGFGIGMRKDSPWKQNVSLAILSSHENGFMEDLDKTWVRYQECDSRSNAPATLTFENMAGVFMLVAGGIVAGIFLIFIEIAYKRHKDARRKQMQLAFAAVNVWRKNLQDRKSGSAEPDPDPKTKATFRSISTTLASSFKRRRSSKDTQYHPTDITGQLNLSDPSVSTVV
- the LOC131697492 gene encoding glutamate receptor ionotropic, NMDA 1 isoform X7, giving the protein MRLFLLAVFFSCSFARGGCDPKIVNIGAVLSTKKHEQMFREAVNLANKRHGSWKIQLNATSVTHKPNAIQMALSVCEDLISSQVYAILVSHPPAPNDHLTPTPVSYTAGFYRIPVVGLTTRMSIYSDKSIHLSFLRTVPPYSHQAHVWFDMMRVFRWNHIILIVSDDHEGRAAQKRLETLLEEKESKNKKRNYENLDQLSYDNKRGPKAEKVLQFEPGSKNVTSLLLEAKELEARVLILSASEDDAATVYKAAAVLNMSGSGYVWLVGERELSGNALRYAPDGVIGLQLINGKNESAHISDAVAVVAQSVHELFEKENITDPPRGCVGNTNIWKTGPLFKRVLMSSKYPEGVTGRVEFNDDGDRKYANYSIMNLQNRKLVQVGVYNGSNVLLNDRKIIWPGGETEKPRGFQMSTRLKIVTIHQEPFVYVKPTLLDGTCPEEFTVNGDLIKKVICTGPNETIPGNKTGRPIVPQCCYGFCIDLLIKLAKTMNFTYEVHLVADGKFGTQERVNNSNKKEWNGMMGELLSGQGDMIVAPLTINNERAQYIEFSKPFKYQGLTILVKKEIPRSTLDSFMQPFQSTLWLLVGLSVHVVAVMLYLLDRFSPFGRFKVNSEEEEEDALTLSSAMWFSWGVLLNSGIGEGAPRSFSARILGMVWAGFAMIIVASYTANLAAFLVLDRPEERITGINDPRLRNPSDKFIYATVKQSSVDIYFRRQVELSTMYRHMEKHNYESAAEAIQAVRDNLLHAFIWDSAVLEFEASQKCDLVTTGELFFRSGFGIGMRKDSPWKQNVSLAILSSHENGFMEDLDKTWVRYQECDSRSNAPATLTFENMAGVFMLVAGGIVAGIFLIFIEIAYKRHKDARRKQMQLAFAAVNVWRKNLQDNKEAPGREVLGRAGTPRLDRKSGSAEPDPDPKTKATFRSISTTLASSFKRRRSSKDTQYHPTDITGQLNLSDPSVSTVV
- the LOC131697492 gene encoding glutamate receptor ionotropic, NMDA 1 isoform X5; translated protein: MRLFLLAVFFSCSFARGGCDPKIVNIGAVLSTKKHEQMFREAVNLANKRHGSWKIQLNATSVTHKPNAIQMALSVCEDLISSQVYAILVSHPPAPNDHLTPTPVSYTAGFYRIPVVGLTTRMSIYSDKSIHLSFLRTVPPYSHQAHVWFDMMRVFRWNHIILIVSDDHEGRAAQKRLETLLEEKESKNKKRNYENLDQLSYDNKRGPKAEKVLQFEPGSKNVTSLLLEAKELEARVLILSASEDDAATVYKAAAVLNMSGSGYVWLVGERELSGNALRYAPDGVIGLQLINGKNESAHISDAVAVVAQSVHELFEKENITDPPRGCVGNTNIWKTGPLFKRVLMSSKYPEGVTGRVEFNDDGDRKYANYSIMNLQNRKLVQVGVYNGSNVLLNDRKIIWPGGETEKPRGFQMSTRLKIVTIHQEPFVYVKPTLLDGTCPEEFTVNGDLIKKVICTGPNETIPGNKTGRPIVPQCCYGFCIDLLIKLAKTMNFTYEVHLVADGKFGTQERVNNSNKKEWNGMMGELLSGQGDMIVAPLTINNERAQYIEFSKPFKYQGLTILVKKEIPRSTLDSFMQPFQSTLWLLVGLSVHVVAVMLYLLDRFSPFGRFKVNSEEEEEDALTLSSAMWFSWGVLLNSGIGEGAPRSFSARILGMVWAGFAMIIVASYTANLAAFLVLDRPEERITGINDPRLRNPSDKFIYATVKQSSVDIYFRRQVELSTMYRHMEKHNYESAAEAIQAVRDNLLHAFIWDSAVLEFEASQKCDLVTTGELFFRSGFGIGMRKDSPWKQNVSLAILSSHENGFMEDLDKTWVRYQECDSRSNAPATLTFENMAGVFMLVAGGIVAGIFLIFIEIAYKRHKDARRKQMQLAFAAVNVWRKNLQDNKEAPGREVLGRAGTPRLTSIFLETQDDRKSGSAEPDPDPKTKATFRSISTTLASSFKRRRSSKDTQYHPTDITGQLNLSDPSVSTVV